The Rhodothermales bacterium genomic interval CCGCCCAAAGTAGCGCGGACATGGGAAACTGGCAACTGCCAGGGAATCCCCCCGCGACGCGACCCATCCTGTCCACCCGTCCATCTTGTCCACATGAACGAAGGCTCACATTCGAGTACGATTTCGGATAAGGGAGGCAGGCGCCTCCCGTCAATACGAGACAACAAAGGGACGGGTGAGGAAGTGGCCCCCGGCCTCCAGCCGGCCGATGTACAGCCCGCCAGGAAGGGACGCGGCATCGAACGCGGCCGTGTGGCGCCCCGGCGCCAGGGTAGTGTTCACCAGCACGGCGACAGGCCGGCCGAGCACGTCGTACACCGTCAGCCGGACGTACGCCGGCGCCTCCAGGGTAAACGCGATCGACGCCTCTTGCCGAACCGGGTTCGGGAAGACCTGATCGAGCGCCATGCCGTCGAGGCCCGCGCGGTCTTCGATGGCGGTATCCTCCCGAGGCGTAAAGCCAAACGTGTGGTCGGCCGTGTTCACCCTCACCGTGCCGATCTCCGTCTCGCGCACAACCTCCGGCAGCGCCACGACGGCCTCGCTCAGAAACGCGACGCCAGGCTCGACCGCCGGCCGCGCTCGATACGGCACCAGGGCATCCGCCGAGGCAAACGAAGGCTCGCCCCATCCAGTCGCCGTATGGCCATCGATCAGGGCGGCGTGCCACGCGTAGTGAAACCGGGCCTCGTCGTAGGCGGCGCCCGGCGTGGTGACCGAGAGCACCTCGATCCCGAATGACTGGCGGTACAGGTCGATTTTATCGGCCTTCTCTCGCCAGAAAGCCCCGTCGACAAACGCGCCCTCCTGGACCATGAAGCTCTCGGAAAAATAGAAGTCGCCGGCCTGCAGCGCCGCGCGCGTCTCGCGGGGGTTGTAGGTGGCATCCGCCGTACGGGCGAACGCATGGTCGGGGTCCCAGGCATTTACAATAACGGTTAACGGCAGGGCGTGGGCGAAGCCGACGGCGTCGTTCTGGCGGTCGCGCGTCACGCCGAAGTCATAGCCAAAATCGTCCAGGAAGATGCCGTCCGCCCCGATGTCGGACCACCAGAGCATGCGGAGTTTGTATTCCGTAGCCGTCAGGTTCTGGGTGGTCACGCCCAGGTCGACATATCCAAACACCCGCGTATTGGCCATCTCCGGGTGTGCGATGATCGCCACCGTGTTGGCATAGTCGGGATGGGTGTCGATCTGGAGCCCATCCCCCAGAATCACGTAATCGTATTGCCCGAGTGCGGCCGCAGCCTGGCCGATGGTCGTCGCCCCGTTGATGACCGACGGCCAGGCGTAATACACCAGCAGCTCCCCCGGGCGGACGGAGGCCGGATCACCGTCCTGGGCCTTCACCACTGGCGACATCCCCATCCACACAAAAAACAGCACCATTGAGAGGCGAATAAAGACGTAGATCATACGGAGAGAACCTGTAGAGGTGGTAATCGACGTATCTGCCACTCGTAACGAAGGGCGTGCCAGCCTGACGCCGGCTGCATCTTATACCCGTCCATCGAGTACCTTCGTGCTTCCACCAGAACCGTTCACCGGACCGCCCTTTCGCCCATGATGCGTTTTCGCACCCTCGTTTCTGTCGTCGGCCTCCTGCTCCTCGCCGGCGCGCAGCCACTCCTGGCACAGCCCGGATACCAGACAGACTTCCCCATCGAGGAGTTCGCGGCCCGCCGGCACTCCATCATGGACAGCATCGGAACCGGAGCCCTCGCACTCCTCCAGGGCCAGGCCGCCGTCGAGGGCTTTTATGTCTTCCGCCAGACGAACGACTTCTATTACCTCACCGGGCTCGAAGTCCCCCACGCCTACCTGCTGATCGACGGCACGAGCCGGCAATCGACCCTCTACCTCGCCCACCGCAACGCCGGCCGCGAGCGGAACGAGGGCAAGGTCTACTCGGCCGAAGACGCCGACGAGGTCAAAAGGCTCACCGGGGTCGACCGTGTCGAGCCCATCGAAGCCCTCATGCGGGACTTCATCTGGTCGTACCTCGTCCGCCTCCCCAACCCGATCCTTTTCACCCCTTTCAGCCCGGCCGAAGGTCAGTACGAGAGCCGCGACGAGATCCTTGGCGGGGTCGCGGCCCATCTGGCGGATCCGTGGGACGGCGCGAGCAACCGCACGACGCGCTTCGTCCAGCTCCTTCGCGACCGCTACCCGCAGCTGGCCCTGCACGACCTCTCGCCGGCGCTCGACGCCATGCGCCTCGTCAAAAGCAACCGGGAAATCGACCTCATCCGCACCGCCAGCGAACTCGCCGGCCTGGGCATCATGGAAGCCATCCGATCCACCGCGCCAGGTGTGATGGAATACCAGATCGATGCCGCCGCGAACGTCGTCTTTTCGATGAACGGCGCCCGCAGCGAGGGCTACCGGTCCATCACCGCCGGCGGAAAAAACGCCTGGATGGGGCACTATTTCCACAACAGCGCCCCACTCGTCGCCGGGGACCTCGTGCTGATGGATGTGGCGCCGGACTACCGTTACTACACGTCGGACGTCGCCCGGATGTGGCCCGTCAACGGGACCTACTCAAAGGATCAGCGGGATATGTACGGCTTCATCATCGCCTATCGGAATGCCCTCCTGAAGCACATCCGCCCCGGGGTGACGCCGGCGCA includes:
- a CDS encoding T9SS type A sorting domain-containing protein is translated as MIYVFIRLSMVLFFVWMGMSPVVKAQDGDPASVRPGELLVYYAWPSVINGATTIGQAAAALGQYDYVILGDGLQIDTHPDYANTVAIIAHPEMANTRVFGYVDLGVTTQNLTATEYKLRMLWWSDIGADGIFLDDFGYDFGVTRDRQNDAVGFAHALPLTVIVNAWDPDHAFARTADATYNPRETRAALQAGDFYFSESFMVQEGAFVDGAFWREKADKIDLYRQSFGIEVLSVTTPGAAYDEARFHYAWHAALIDGHTATGWGEPSFASADALVPYRARPAVEPGVAFLSEAVVALPEVVRETEIGTVRVNTADHTFGFTPREDTAIEDRAGLDGMALDQVFPNPVRQEASIAFTLEAPAYVRLTVYDVLGRPVAVLVNTTLAPGRHTAAFDAASLPGGLYIGRLEAGGHFLTRPFVVSY
- a CDS encoding aminopeptidase P N-terminal domain-containing protein; the encoded protein is MMRFRTLVSVVGLLLLAGAQPLLAQPGYQTDFPIEEFAARRHSIMDSIGTGALALLQGQAAVEGFYVFRQTNDFYYLTGLEVPHAYLLIDGTSRQSTLYLAHRNAGRERNEGKVYSAEDADEVKRLTGVDRVEPIEALMRDFIWSYLVRLPNPILFTPFSPAEGQYESRDEILGGVAAHLADPWDGASNRTTRFVQLLRDRYPQLALHDLSPALDAMRLVKSNREIDLIRTASELAGLGIMEAIRSTAPGVMEYQIDAAANVVFSMNGARSEGYRSITAGGKNAWMGHYFHNSAPLVAGDLVLMDVAPDYRYYTSDVARMWPVNGTYSKDQRDMYGFIIAYRNALLKHIRPGVTPAQVMDEAAADMRPVLDRIAFSKPIYRTACEKALAFRGHLSHPVGMAVHDVGVYRNQTLKPGMVFSIDPMIWVDEETLYIRMEDVVVVTETGVENLSDNIPAEMDELEALIREEGIVQLRPAVFR